A single genomic interval of Brevibacillus brevis harbors:
- a CDS encoding ABC transporter ATP-binding protein, with product MAKVSLSHIYKRYGSNVTAVDDFHLEIQDREFLVLVGPSGCGKSTTLRMIAGLEEISEGDLYIGDRRVNDVAPKDRDIAMVFQSYALYPHMNVYENMAFGLKLRKFSKSDIDKRIQDAARILDISHLLDRKPKALSGGQRQRVALGRAIVREPQVFLMDEPLSNLDAKLRVQMRTEILKLHQRLNTTIIYVTHDQTEAMTMGDRIVVMKDGLIQQVATPTEIYNYPVNLFVASFIGSPAMNFVKGSLSEKDGALYFDAQNIHVRFPEDKAKTLREKGYVNKQVIFGIRPEDIYSDASFMEANPFESSLEAEVEVVENMGSELYVYFHNIGDTQMVARVDSREALKPKMKVKLAMDLAKCHVFDSETEVAVF from the coding sequence ATGGCAAAGGTAAGTCTTTCCCACATTTATAAACGATATGGAAGCAACGTTACGGCAGTTGACGATTTTCACTTGGAAATTCAAGATCGCGAATTCCTCGTTCTAGTCGGACCATCTGGTTGTGGAAAATCTACTACGCTGCGCATGATTGCAGGTCTGGAAGAGATTTCGGAAGGTGATTTATACATAGGCGATCGCCGTGTCAACGATGTGGCTCCCAAAGATCGCGACATCGCCATGGTTTTCCAAAGCTATGCACTCTATCCGCATATGAATGTATACGAAAATATGGCTTTCGGCCTGAAATTGCGCAAATTCTCCAAATCCGATATTGATAAGCGCATTCAAGATGCAGCTCGAATTCTCGATATTTCCCATTTGTTAGACCGCAAGCCAAAAGCGCTGTCAGGGGGACAAAGACAGCGTGTCGCGTTGGGTCGTGCGATCGTTCGTGAGCCGCAAGTATTTTTGATGGATGAACCGTTGTCCAACCTCGATGCGAAGCTGCGTGTACAAATGCGCACGGAAATATTGAAACTGCACCAACGGTTGAATACGACGATTATTTATGTAACGCACGATCAGACGGAAGCCATGACCATGGGAGACCGGATTGTCGTCATGAAGGACGGCCTGATCCAACAGGTGGCAACCCCTACTGAAATCTACAATTATCCAGTCAATCTGTTTGTTGCGAGCTTTATCGGCTCACCTGCGATGAACTTTGTGAAAGGGAGTCTTTCCGAGAAAGACGGGGCACTCTATTTTGATGCACAAAATATTCATGTACGCTTCCCAGAAGATAAAGCCAAAACTTTACGGGAAAAAGGTTATGTAAATAAGCAGGTTATTTTTGGTATTCGCCCGGAGGACATTTACAGCGACGCCTCTTTTATGGAAGCCAATCCCTTTGAGAGCTCACTGGAAGCAGAAGTGGAAGTCGTAGAAAACATGGGCTCCGAATTGTACGTCTATTTCCACAATATCGGGGATACCCAGATGGTAGCACGCGTGGATTCTCGTGAAGCGCTAAAACCAAAGATGAAGGTAAAACTAGCGATGGATCTTGCCAAATGTCATGTATTTGACAGCGAGACAGAAGTAGCTGTATTCTAA